The DNA sequence GGCTACGATAACCGGGAGATAGTGCTGAAGTACATCCACTATAAACTCTCCCAGAGGGGATACGACTGGCCTGCCAGCGAGGACAGGGCATCCCTGCCTCCAGGTCtctcttctcctgctgctgctgcggttgctgctgctgctgctgggacttCCTCTGATCACACTGGGCTGGTGTCTCCGCACCCCGAGCCCCCCGGCTCGGCTGCTGCTAGCCACGCGCCCCCGGCCGAGGGGCTGCGCCCCGCACCCCAGGTCGTCCACCTCGTCCTGCGCCAGGCGGGGGACGAGTTCTCCCGACGCTACCAGAGGGACTTTGCCCAAATGTCTGGCCAGCTGCACCTGACGCCCTTCACGGCCAGGAGCCGCTTCGTGGCGGTGGTGGAGGAGCTCTTCCGAGATGGGGTTAACTGGGGCAGAATTGTGGCCTTCTTCGAGTTTGGCGGCGTGATGTGCGTGGAGAGCGTCAACCGGGAGATGTCTCACCTCGTGGACAGCATCGCCGCCTGGATGACTGAGTACCTGAACCGGCAGCTGCACAACTGGATCCAGGACAACGGAGGCTGGGTAAGTCCCCCGACTGCTCGGTTCCTCTCACGGCTCCAGCCCGTGGCTGGTGGGACCCCGGGTTGGGCAGTGCCCGGGAGATCGCACCTGTGGGAGCAAAGGTTTGCCCAGGGGGTGTCTGCAGTGCAGGGATGTGCCAAAGCAGTGCAGGCCCTTTGCCAGCTGTCAAGTGTCACCTCGATGCAGGGTAGGGTGGAGTGGTTTGAGGTGAGGGGAACAGCTACAGCTTGTGAGCAAAAGGGGTGAGCAAAAGGGGTGAACAAGGCTCTGTCTTCATCAGCGGTCTCCACTTTCCTGTGGTCTCCACTTCTCCTGTCCACCCTCCCCTGTTGGCAGAACGGAGGCAGGTTCCTAAGCAAGGCAGGTTCCTTGCTGAGGCAGGGTCGTGCAGGGGGGTGGGAGGGGCAGCAGAGATGCCcatccagctgctgggcagaagAGGCAGGTCCCAGGCAGTGTCGGGACAGCAGGGGccacctgtgtgtgtgtgcatgcagtATCCCTACCTGCGAGGGGTGGTGTACCAGACTGGTGTGCAACAAACGTGGGATTCTGGTGTTACCAGCAAGCAGGTGGCCATCAGTGACAGTGTCTGCAGCTCTGGTTGTCACTGGAGTGGGGTTTTATAGGATAAGATATGTCTAGAGTGAAAAACCTTTGTCTTGAGATGaaacaaaggtgctgggagccgTGTCTGTGGGATTGTTCTGGAAAATGAGTATTTGTTGTGATCTGATGGGTGGCTGTGTTTCTGAGGTAGAGATTACTCTGTCTGGGGCAGGCTTTACCATCAACTAGAAAGGGAAGCTTTCCACTTGTGGAAAATGGACAGCTTTTTCACTTGTAGTCAGTTAAAagcctttcctttttctctctccctctctttccagaATAAGTAACTGCGTTGAATTAGAAGggtatttctttccttttttcctttattagtTGATGTACTGGAACAAaatgtgctcccagctgctctcccaCAAAACCAAACCTGTTGTATGTGTAGAGGTTACGATATTGCTCTTTTGGAGGGAGAAATGGCAAAAGTTATACTGAAGAAGAAACCTGGGTTGAGAGCTGGCATAACTCACCTAGAAATGGAGGTCAGCTAGGTAGGACACTGGGAATTTCAGGTTCGGTCTCCTGTGAAATACAGAAAGCTGACTCAATTGCACAGCACACTTTTAAGAGGTGTGTGTAGAAAAATGTGAATTACATGTATGTTTCCCAGTTAACATGTTTTTCTAGCCTGGTGTTTGTTAGCACCAGATCTCTTGGTAAATCAGTGTTAGGCTAAATAATGTGCTGCCTGCATTAACCATCTCTGTTAAAAAATGAAGGTGttgccttccctgctgctgaaccTGCCTGACTAAAGgggattcgtgtccagggatgCAGAGGACATGTCCTGCTGCTGTAAC is a window from the Passer domesticus isolate bPasDom1 chromosome 1, bPasDom1.hap1, whole genome shotgun sequence genome containing:
- the BCL2 gene encoding apoptosis regulator Bcl-2; the encoded protein is MAHPGRRGYDNREIVLKYIHYKLSQRGYDWPASEDRASLPPGLSSPAAAAVAAAAAGTSSDHTGLVSPHPEPPGSAAASHAPPAEGLRPAPQVVHLVLRQAGDEFSRRYQRDFAQMSGQLHLTPFTARSRFVAVVEELFRDGVNWGRIVAFFEFGGVMCVESVNREMSHLVDSIAAWMTEYLNRQLHNWIQDNGGWDAFVELYGNGMRPLFDFSWISLKTILSLVLVGACITLGAYLGHK